The following nucleotide sequence is from Gymnodinialimonas phycosphaerae.
CGAAAGCCCCCACGTGGGCGGCGTGCCGTGTTTCTCCAATGCGGTGCAGGATGCGTTCCGGCCCTTCGGCAACACGCATACCAACATGCCCCACGATCATTGGCGCATCTGGCGCACAGCCAACGAGTTGGGCTTGCACGACTAGAGGCTTCGAATTTCGCTTCGCGAAATCCGACCACGCGGGGGAGGCGCTGCCTCCCCCGGACCCCCTCCGGAGTTTTTCTGGCAAGATGAAAGGGACAAGAGCGTCAATGACCTATCGCGCATTGCAGGAAGATATGGCGGCCTGTGGGTATGTTGCCTCGGACGATCTGGCCGTGGCCTTGCAACTGGCGCTGTCGCTGGGGCGGCCGTTGTTATTGGAAGGGGCGGCGGGCGTTGGCAAGACCGAGGTCGCGCGCACGCTGGCCACGGTCAAGGACACCGCGCTGATCCGGTTGCAGTGCTATGAGGGGCTGGACGCGGCACAGGCGATTTACGAATGGAACTACCAGCGCCAATTGTTGACGATCCGCGCGGCTTCCGAGGCTGGAGAAACGGGTAAAACCGTGGAAGAGCGCATTTTTTCACGGGAATTCCTGTTGGAACGTCCGCTGTTGGCGGCGATTACGCAGGACGTCGCACCCGTTCTTCTTATAGATGAAATTGATCGCGCGGACGAGGAGTTCGAGGCCTACCTTCTGGAAATCCTGTCGGATTTTCAGATTTCCATTCCTGAGCTTGGCACCATCACGGCCACCACCCGGCCGATTGTGATCCTGACCTCCAATGGCAC
It contains:
- a CDS encoding AAA family ATPase, which gives rise to MTYRALQEDMAACGYVASDDLAVALQLALSLGRPLLLEGAAGVGKTEVARTLATVKDTALIRLQCYEGLDAAQAIYEWNYQRQLLTIRAASEAGETGKTVEERIFSREFLLERPLLAAITQDVAPVLLIDEIDRADEEFEAYLLEILSDFQISIPELGTITATTRPIVILTSNGTRDLSDALRRRCLYTYVEYPDRATELAILRARCPEVEARLADQIVGFVQKLREEELEKTPGVAEMLDFAAALMGLGIADLTDDPAILQSTLTTLLKTQSDQAQITSEVAGRIAGKAA